A window of the Lolium perenne isolate Kyuss_39 chromosome 7, Kyuss_2.0, whole genome shotgun sequence genome harbors these coding sequences:
- the LOC139833633 gene encoding uncharacterized protein, which translates to MRRRVDVLCVQETKWKGQKAKEVEDTGFKLWYTGTTSNKNGVGILVNKSLRDGVVDVKRQGDRMILVKLVVGDLVLNVISAYAPQVGHNESTKRELRKAWRTWIRVQRGKRAKVARTKWWKLKGEASQAFRERVIKEGPWEEGGDANMMWTSMATCLRKVAVEEFGVTKGSRREAKDTWWWNAEVQKVIREKKDCFRFLYLDRSAANMEKYKVAKKAAKRAVSEARGRAYEDLYQHLNTKEGERDIYKMAKFRERKTRDVNKVKCIKDGDDQLLVKDEAIKRRWREYFENLYNGEAESSTIELDDSFDDTSMCFVRRIQESEVKEALMRMKGGRAMGPDADGEIQGAK; encoded by the exons ATGAGGAGGCGTGTTGATGTCCTATGTGTCCAAGAGACCAAATGGAAGGGACAGAAGGCGAAGGAGGTGGAGGATACCGGTTTCAAGTTGTGGTACACGGGGACAACTTCAAACAAAAATGGAGTAGGAATCTTGGTCAATAAGAGCCTCAGGGATGGAGTTGTGGACGTCAAGAGGCAAGGGGACCGGATGATCCTTGTCAAGCTGGTTGTTGGGGACTTAGTCCTCAATGTTATCAGCGCGTATGCCCCACAAGTAGGCcacaatgagagcaccaagagggAGTTAAGGAAGGCCTGGAGGACTTG GATCCGTGTCCAGCGGGGTAAGCGCGCCAAAGTCGCTAGAACAAAGTGGTGGAAGCTCAAGGGTGAGGCATCCCAGGCTTTCAGGGAGAGGGTTATTAAGGAGGGCCCTTGGGAGGAAGGAGGCGATGCAAACATGATGTGGACGAGTATGGCGACCTGCTTGCGGAAGGTCGCTGTAGAGGAGTTTGGGGTGACTAAGGGAAGTAGAAGGGAAGCTAAGGATACCTGGTGGTGGAACGCTGAGGTCCAGAAGGTTATCAGGGAGAAAAAGGATTGTTTCAGATTCCTATATCTGGACAGGAGTGCAGCTAACATGGAGAAGTACAAGGTGGCGAAGAAGGCTGCAAAGCGGGCGGTGAGTGAAGCAAGGGGTCGGGCGTATGAGGACCTCTACCAACATTTAAACACGAAGGAAGGCGAAAGGGACATCTATAAGATGGCCAAGTTTAGGGAGAGGAAGACGAGGGATGTCAACAAAGTCAAATGCATCAAGGACGGAGATGATCAGCTTCTTGTGAAGGATGAGGCGATCAAGCGTAGATGGCGGGAGTACTTTGAAAACCTTTACAATGGAGAGGCTGAGAGCTCTACCATTGAGCTAGATGACTCCTTTGATGATACCAGCATGTGCTTTGTGCGACGTATCCAGGAGTCTGAGGTTAAGGAGGCGTTAATGAGGATGAAAGGCGGCAGGGCGATGGGTcctgatg CTGATGGAGAGATACAGGGAGCAAAATAA